The following are from one region of the Dreissena polymorpha isolate Duluth1 chromosome 2, UMN_Dpol_1.0, whole genome shotgun sequence genome:
- the LOC127868595 gene encoding folliculin-like isoform X2, with protein sequence MSSQRPQHRDVFAMIRQSCIRSLSCEVCPDQEGPIFFGDDQQGNTISYTFFIKDNQARGFQRLYSIIVVMMDKIYLLNSWPFLVPNIEVVVKHLKSKAKAVFEKEQVKFPQRPSASVNPRTFIQQRGGNKPVRSLSELTDDKNVFKILHMSFVWILKACGNRLSEALLEGAPTEDSIIDMERQEVTEEDFVMLYSKKLTVEEEVEEAVDAVRYATLNQPTQTEPVDDGSPAFKDIRHILSLLGPSLFHVLAHHVVVGNQIIIRADGRTLMRTFLEALTCLLPRGCFKAVAYSDVYVESYKCNFLGLDPRISIPPHVNKDEKYLLVDVHRKPDFAFDGSTDPFAGYDFKFSSSVTFQPNSVPTVLTKMEFAIRNTNLCEEVLDQALVCYKEEWMNKVKVLFKFTKAGGGRSDEDMRSLMKIVGAVDVDRPLLTYWMKGLSDQYKKHILTTSKQAQVS encoded by the exons ATGAGCTCCCAACGGCCACAACACAGAGATGTCTTTGCAATGATCCGACAGTCATGTATTCGCAGTCTAAGTTGTGAG GTTTGTCCAGATCAGGAGGGGCCAATATTTTTTGGTGATGATCAGCAAGGAAATACTATAAGCTACACATTCTTCATCAAGGACAACCAGGCCAGAGGCTTCCAAAGACTTTACAGCATAATTGTAGTCATGATGGACAAGATTTACCTTCTTAACTCTTGGCCATTCCTAGTGCCAAATATTGAAGTAGTTGTGAAACACCTTAAATCTAAAGCTAAGGCAGTATTTGAGAAGGAACAAGTGAAATTTCCTCAGCGACCAAGTGCCAGTGTCAATCCTAGGACATTTATTCAGCAGAGGGGAGGAAATAAGCCGGTACGCTCGCTCAGTGAGTTGACTGATGACAAGAATGTGTTTAAAATCTTGCATATGTCGTTTGTGTGGATACTGAAAGCATGTGGCAACAGGTTATCAGAAGCTCTATTGGAGGGAGCGCCCACGGAAGACTCAATCATCGACATGGAAAGACAAGAAG TGACAGAGGAGGACTTTGTGATGCTGTACAGTAAAAAGTTAACTGTAGAAGAGGAAGTAGAGGAGGCAGTGGACGCGGTCCGGTACGCCACTCTCAACCAGCCCACACAGACTGAACCAGTCGATGATGGGAGTCCTGCATTCAAAGATATCAGGCACATTCTTAGT TTACTTGGGCCCAGTCTTTTCCATGTCCTGGCTCATCACGTCGTCGTAGGCAACCAGATCATTATCAGAGCAGACGGAAGAACTCTCATGCGAACATTTCTTGAAGCACTTACT TGCCTGCTGCCTCGGGGCTGTTTCAAAGCTGTTGCATACAGTGATGTCTATGTGGAATCCTACAAGTGCAACTTTCTTGGCCTTGACCCTCGGATCTCCATTCCACCACATGTTAACAAGGATGAGAAGTACCTGCTGGTTGATGTGCACAGGAAACCTGACTTTGCCTTCGATGGCTCCACTGACCCATTTGCTGGATACGATTTCAAGTTTAGCAGCTCCGTTACATTTCAACCTA ATAGTGTTCCAACAGTGCTGACAAAGATGGAGTTTGCTATACGAAACACCAATCTGTGTGAGGAAGTGCTGGACCAGGCACTGGTCTGCTACAAGGAAGAATGGATGAA CAAAGTGAAGGTCCTGTTCAAATTTACTAAAGCAGGAGGGGGTCGTAGTGATGAAGACATGCGTAGTCTAATGAAAATAGTTGGAGCCGTCGATGTAGACAGACCTCTGCTCACATATTGGATGAAAGGACTTAGTGACcaatataaaaaacacattctTACAACATCAAAACAAGCTCAAGTATCTTGA
- the LOC127868595 gene encoding folliculin-like isoform X1, translating to MNAIISLCHFCELHGPKVLFCTQPFHPEEKEVGDNEGETDISGHRRVISPSAALEPQTPQTPTCGANSLPSYKNDLCEGCTSVHLGFVSHDDDAGVSYMSSQRPQHRDVFAMIRQSCIRSLSCEVCPDQEGPIFFGDDQQGNTISYTFFIKDNQARGFQRLYSIIVVMMDKIYLLNSWPFLVPNIEVVVKHLKSKAKAVFEKEQVKFPQRPSASVNPRTFIQQRGGNKPVRSLSELTDDKNVFKILHMSFVWILKACGNRLSEALLEGAPTEDSIIDMERQEVTEEDFVMLYSKKLTVEEEVEEAVDAVRYATLNQPTQTEPVDDGSPAFKDIRHILSLLGPSLFHVLAHHVVVGNQIIIRADGRTLMRTFLEALTCLLPRGCFKAVAYSDVYVESYKCNFLGLDPRISIPPHVNKDEKYLLVDVHRKPDFAFDGSTDPFAGYDFKFSSSVTFQPNSVPTVLTKMEFAIRNTNLCEEVLDQALVCYKEEWMNKVKVLFKFTKAGGGRSDEDMRSLMKIVGAVDVDRPLLTYWMKGLSDQYKKHILTTSKQAQVS from the exons ATGAATGCAATCATATCCCTGTGCCATTTCTGTGAGCTCCATGGGCCAAAAGTGTTGTTCTGCACACAGCCATTTCACCCTGAGGAGAAGGAAGTAGGAGATAATGAAGGAGAGACAGACATCAGTGGTCACCGCAGAGTAATATCCCCAAGTGCCGCATTGGAACCACAAACCCCTCAAACTCCTACCTGCGGAGCAAACTCTCTTCCAAGCTACAAAAATGATTTATGTGAA GGTTGCACTTCCGTTCATTTAGGATTTGTCAGCCATGATGATGATGCTGGTGTCAGTTACATGAGCTCCCAACGGCCACAACACAGAGATGTCTTTGCAATGATCCGACAGTCATGTATTCGCAGTCTAAGTTGTGAG GTTTGTCCAGATCAGGAGGGGCCAATATTTTTTGGTGATGATCAGCAAGGAAATACTATAAGCTACACATTCTTCATCAAGGACAACCAGGCCAGAGGCTTCCAAAGACTTTACAGCATAATTGTAGTCATGATGGACAAGATTTACCTTCTTAACTCTTGGCCATTCCTAGTGCCAAATATTGAAGTAGTTGTGAAACACCTTAAATCTAAAGCTAAGGCAGTATTTGAGAAGGAACAAGTGAAATTTCCTCAGCGACCAAGTGCCAGTGTCAATCCTAGGACATTTATTCAGCAGAGGGGAGGAAATAAGCCGGTACGCTCGCTCAGTGAGTTGACTGATGACAAGAATGTGTTTAAAATCTTGCATATGTCGTTTGTGTGGATACTGAAAGCATGTGGCAACAGGTTATCAGAAGCTCTATTGGAGGGAGCGCCCACGGAAGACTCAATCATCGACATGGAAAGACAAGAAG TGACAGAGGAGGACTTTGTGATGCTGTACAGTAAAAAGTTAACTGTAGAAGAGGAAGTAGAGGAGGCAGTGGACGCGGTCCGGTACGCCACTCTCAACCAGCCCACACAGACTGAACCAGTCGATGATGGGAGTCCTGCATTCAAAGATATCAGGCACATTCTTAGT TTACTTGGGCCCAGTCTTTTCCATGTCCTGGCTCATCACGTCGTCGTAGGCAACCAGATCATTATCAGAGCAGACGGAAGAACTCTCATGCGAACATTTCTTGAAGCACTTACT TGCCTGCTGCCTCGGGGCTGTTTCAAAGCTGTTGCATACAGTGATGTCTATGTGGAATCCTACAAGTGCAACTTTCTTGGCCTTGACCCTCGGATCTCCATTCCACCACATGTTAACAAGGATGAGAAGTACCTGCTGGTTGATGTGCACAGGAAACCTGACTTTGCCTTCGATGGCTCCACTGACCCATTTGCTGGATACGATTTCAAGTTTAGCAGCTCCGTTACATTTCAACCTA ATAGTGTTCCAACAGTGCTGACAAAGATGGAGTTTGCTATACGAAACACCAATCTGTGTGAGGAAGTGCTGGACCAGGCACTGGTCTGCTACAAGGAAGAATGGATGAA CAAAGTGAAGGTCCTGTTCAAATTTACTAAAGCAGGAGGGGGTCGTAGTGATGAAGACATGCGTAGTCTAATGAAAATAGTTGGAGCCGTCGATGTAGACAGACCTCTGCTCACATATTGGATGAAAGGACTTAGTGACcaatataaaaaacacattctTACAACATCAAAACAAGCTCAAGTATCTTGA